In one Pungitius pungitius chromosome 13, fPunPun2.1, whole genome shotgun sequence genomic region, the following are encoded:
- the pwwp2b gene encoding PWWP domain-containing protein 2B isoform X2, with protein MPWCSLLLRYRRGDGSLADATVAPLAGIEHRRAGHLTPGNMEAVAEELRAGSRVPVTIDQIVNDTLVVTLTYRERSYTGILLDCNKKTGLFCLPEFTTKRGDCTISTPVCQEVPEVLSEEPVSKSPCQASHRPKDENTIPESPLPCPIPTPVPAGETPYPPYFEGAPFPPPLWVRRSYSQWVPQPPPRPIKRKKRRTREPGRMTISTIRLRPRQVLCEKCKNTLNSDEDSKDGMSNSSKTSRKENALQSDEDGEDKDVPSKLSRKEDVVAAKDAKRRENGNSLDTKRLRKDKRVEPEGEKFPGGVVIPHSPVIKISYSTPQGKGEVMKIPARVHGSVKPFCPKQLAQNGVAENGNTPSGPTKEQRHILDATRSGLTVSIPKLKLTRPFTTVGQDLPSPKIHLRPVQREAEVSLVEYEAELVGGTRRPSPKVPGPCLPHSEDSGEGKNSLELWSGSSGEEVERVHSDLTLLINFRKRKADSSSLSVCSSDSLDESKSFSSDGTSPELCDLAPGEDLSVTSSSVPAREDCKTVPPLTVRLHTRSMTKCVTEEGHAVAVGDIVWGKIHGFPWWPARVLSISGARKQETASCEAQWPQAKVAWFGSPTTSQLSVAKLSPFRELFRSRFNRKKKGMYRRAILEAAKAVGPMGPEITSLLSHGDT; from the exons ATGCCCTGGTGTAGCCTCCTGCTCCGATATCGAAGGGGAGACGGATCTTTAGCCGACGCGACCGTGGCTCCCTTGGCCGGGATCGAGCACCGCCGAGCCGGACACTTGACGCCGGGAAACATGGAGGCTGTGGCCGAGGAGCTGCGGGCCGGCTCTCGGGTACCTGTCACTATCGATCAAATAGTTAACGATACACTGGTGGTGACGCTGACCTACCGAGAAAGGAGCTATACGGGAATATTGCTTGATTGCAACAAAAA AACTGGGCTGTTCTGTCTACCCGAATTCACAACTAAACGCGGGGACTGCACAATATCTACACCGGTTTGTCAAGAAGTCCCTGAAGTTCTGAGCGAGGAGCCGGTTTCCAAATCTCCTTGCCAGGCTTCGCACAGACCAAAGGATGAAAACACTATCCCAGAAAGCCCTCTTCCCTGCCCTATACCCACACCAGTGCCCGCTGGGGAGACTCCTTACCCTCCTTATTTTGAAGGAGCCCCCTTCCCTCCGCCCTTATGGGTGCGCCGCAGCTACAGCCAATGGGTACCTCAGCCCCCTCCGCGACCAatcaagaggaagaagaggcggaCGCGAGAGCCCGGCCGCATGACCATAAGCACCATCCGTCTGCGGCCGCGGCAGGTGCTGTGCGAAAAGTGCAAGAACACGCTGAACAGTGACGAGGACAGCAAAGACGGCATGAGCAACTCTTCCAAGACCTCGAGAAAGGAGAATGCACTACAGAGCGACGAAGATGGCGAGGACAAGGATGTCCCCTCCAAGCTGTCGAGAAAAGAGGATGTGGTCGCCGCCAAAGACGCAAAGAGACGCGAAAATGGCAACAGCCTCGACACCAAGCGACTCAGGAAAGACAAACGGGTGGAACCCGAAGGGGAGAAGTTCCCCGGAGGTGTGGTCATCCCCCACAGTCCTGTCATAAAGATCTCTTACAGCACGCCACAGGGGAAGGGGGAGGTCATGAAGATCCCCGCCAGAGTCCACGGGTCAGTCAAACCGTTCTGCCCCAAACAGCTGGCGCAGAACGGCGTGGCAGAAAACGGCAACACGCCTTCTGGTCCCACCAAGGAGCAGCGGCACATTTTAGATGCCACCAGGTCCGGCCTCACCGTGTCCATCCCCAAACTCAAACTCACCAGGCCTTTCACCACCGTGGGTCAGGACTTGCCATCTCCAAAGATCCACTTGAGACCCGTTCAGAGGGAGGCTGAGGTGAGCCTGGTGGAGTACGAGGCGGAGCTCGTAGGAGGCACCAGGAGACCGAGCCCCAAGGTGCCCGGTCCATGCCTCCCGCATTCTGAGGACTCGGGGGAAGGGAAAAACTCCCTGGAGCTGTGGTCGGGGAGTtcgggggaggaggtggagcgcgTCCACAGCGACCTCACCCTCCTCATCAACTTCCGTAAGCGCAAAGCGGACTCGTCCAGCCTGTCGGTCTGCAGCAGCGACAGCCTCGACGAGTCCAAGTCCTTCAGCTCCGACGGCACCTCGCCGGAGCTGTGCGACCTGGCCCCGGGAGAAGACCTGTCCGTGACCTCGTCCTCTGTGCCGGCGCGGGAGGACTGCAAGACGGTGCCGCCGCTCACGGTGCGCCTCCACACCCGCAGCATGACAAAGTGTGTGACGGAGGAGGGCCACGCCGTGGCGGTGGGCGACATCGTGTGGGGCAAGATCCACGGCTTCCCCTGGTGGCCGGCGCGCGTCCTCAGCATCAGCGGCGCCCGCAAGCAGGAGACGGCCAGCTGCGAGGCCCAGTGGCCCCAGGCGAAGGTGGCGTGGTTCggctcccccaccacctcccagCTGTCCGTGGCCAAGCTGTCGCCCTTCAGGGAGCTGTTCAGGTCCCGCTTTAACCGCAAGAAGAAAGGGATGTACCGGAGAGCCATCCTTGAGGCGGCCAAGGCCGTGGGCCCCATGGGCCCGGAGATTACCTCGCTGCTGTCCCACGGCGACACGTAG
- the pwwp2b gene encoding PWWP domain-containing protein 2B isoform X1 — MPWCSLLLRYRRGDGSLADATVAPLAGIEHRRAGHLTPGNMEAVAEELRAGSRVPVTIDQIVNDTLVVTLTYRERSYTGILLDCNKKTGLFCLPEFTTKRGDCTISTPVCQEVPEVLSEEPVSKSPCQASHRPKDENTIPESPLPCPIPTPVPAGETPYPPYFEGAPFPPPLWVRRSYSQWVPQPPPRPIKRKKRRTREPGRMTISTIRLRPRQVLCEKCKNTLNSDEDSKDGMSNSSKTSRKENALQSDEDGEDKDVPSKLSRKEDVVAAKDAKRRENGNSLDTKRLRKDKRVEPEGEKFPGGVVIPHSPVIKISYSTPQGKGEVMKIPARVHGSVKPFCPKQLAQNGVAENGNTPSGPTKEQRHILDATRSGLTVSIPKLKLTRPFTTVGQDLPSPKIHLRPVQREAEVSLVEYEAELVGGTRRPSPKVPGPCLPHSEDSGEGKNSLELWSGSSGEEVERVHSDLTLLINFRKRKADSSSLSVCSSDSLDESKSFSSDGTSPELCDLAPGEDLSVTSSSVPAREDCKTVPPLTVRLHTRSMTKCVTEEGHAVAVGDIVWGKIHGFPWWPARVLSISGARKQETASCEAQWPQAKVAWFGSPTTSQLSVAKLSPFRELFRSRFNRKKKGMYRRAILEAAKAVGPMGPEITSLLSHGDTG; from the exons ATGCCCTGGTGTAGCCTCCTGCTCCGATATCGAAGGGGAGACGGATCTTTAGCCGACGCGACCGTGGCTCCCTTGGCCGGGATCGAGCACCGCCGAGCCGGACACTTGACGCCGGGAAACATGGAGGCTGTGGCCGAGGAGCTGCGGGCCGGCTCTCGGGTACCTGTCACTATCGATCAAATAGTTAACGATACACTGGTGGTGACGCTGACCTACCGAGAAAGGAGCTATACGGGAATATTGCTTGATTGCAACAAAAA AACTGGGCTGTTCTGTCTACCCGAATTCACAACTAAACGCGGGGACTGCACAATATCTACACCGGTTTGTCAAGAAGTCCCTGAAGTTCTGAGCGAGGAGCCGGTTTCCAAATCTCCTTGCCAGGCTTCGCACAGACCAAAGGATGAAAACACTATCCCAGAAAGCCCTCTTCCCTGCCCTATACCCACACCAGTGCCCGCTGGGGAGACTCCTTACCCTCCTTATTTTGAAGGAGCCCCCTTCCCTCCGCCCTTATGGGTGCGCCGCAGCTACAGCCAATGGGTACCTCAGCCCCCTCCGCGACCAatcaagaggaagaagaggcggaCGCGAGAGCCCGGCCGCATGACCATAAGCACCATCCGTCTGCGGCCGCGGCAGGTGCTGTGCGAAAAGTGCAAGAACACGCTGAACAGTGACGAGGACAGCAAAGACGGCATGAGCAACTCTTCCAAGACCTCGAGAAAGGAGAATGCACTACAGAGCGACGAAGATGGCGAGGACAAGGATGTCCCCTCCAAGCTGTCGAGAAAAGAGGATGTGGTCGCCGCCAAAGACGCAAAGAGACGCGAAAATGGCAACAGCCTCGACACCAAGCGACTCAGGAAAGACAAACGGGTGGAACCCGAAGGGGAGAAGTTCCCCGGAGGTGTGGTCATCCCCCACAGTCCTGTCATAAAGATCTCTTACAGCACGCCACAGGGGAAGGGGGAGGTCATGAAGATCCCCGCCAGAGTCCACGGGTCAGTCAAACCGTTCTGCCCCAAACAGCTGGCGCAGAACGGCGTGGCAGAAAACGGCAACACGCCTTCTGGTCCCACCAAGGAGCAGCGGCACATTTTAGATGCCACCAGGTCCGGCCTCACCGTGTCCATCCCCAAACTCAAACTCACCAGGCCTTTCACCACCGTGGGTCAGGACTTGCCATCTCCAAAGATCCACTTGAGACCCGTTCAGAGGGAGGCTGAGGTGAGCCTGGTGGAGTACGAGGCGGAGCTCGTAGGAGGCACCAGGAGACCGAGCCCCAAGGTGCCCGGTCCATGCCTCCCGCATTCTGAGGACTCGGGGGAAGGGAAAAACTCCCTGGAGCTGTGGTCGGGGAGTtcgggggaggaggtggagcgcgTCCACAGCGACCTCACCCTCCTCATCAACTTCCGTAAGCGCAAAGCGGACTCGTCCAGCCTGTCGGTCTGCAGCAGCGACAGCCTCGACGAGTCCAAGTCCTTCAGCTCCGACGGCACCTCGCCGGAGCTGTGCGACCTGGCCCCGGGAGAAGACCTGTCCGTGACCTCGTCCTCTGTGCCGGCGCGGGAGGACTGCAAGACGGTGCCGCCGCTCACGGTGCGCCTCCACACCCGCAGCATGACAAAGTGTGTGACGGAGGAGGGCCACGCCGTGGCGGTGGGCGACATCGTGTGGGGCAAGATCCACGGCTTCCCCTGGTGGCCGGCGCGCGTCCTCAGCATCAGCGGCGCCCGCAAGCAGGAGACGGCCAGCTGCGAGGCCCAGTGGCCCCAGGCGAAGGTGGCGTGGTTCggctcccccaccacctcccagCTGTCCGTGGCCAAGCTGTCGCCCTTCAGGGAGCTGTTCAGGTCCCGCTTTAACCGCAAGAAGAAAGGGATGTACCGGAGAGCCATCCTTGAGGCGGCCAAGGCCGTGGGCCCCATGGGCCCGGAGATTACCTCGCTGCTGTCCCACGGCGACAC aGGCTGA